A stretch of the Nematostella vectensis chromosome 1, jaNemVect1.1, whole genome shotgun sequence genome encodes the following:
- the LOC116613058 gene encoding uncharacterized protein LOC116613058 isoform X1 gives MAQNCLKTTTLKNKHPKTLRFHSKQKLSELTKKREMISGFKKAVIICDSADLSSSDTTTYRPNNIVVELLKKDPLRYGKVTFYKFTSEKEVREELCKQFSILRNKRFWFASADQYGKLNFHTWDEWTGRNIRRWLPGSSAMYLILEGDGRKVPTLSNILKGESLTYPIKGQPCSLAFSGYSSSSTDGKSKNSTIDLVSSSSSSSTLGKATSDSAVNIDKNASDKAPSESDSASSLLVLCDDDDRGSTSTSSSSIRNSSRKSPSSVSAKGLGSAFPTSYAEDVKNSEVGAPVKRKEKKRKHSVSEEKKSSSKHRSMTCSPDEQSPTSKRSKLDSEEKALRLCRHLSSASCSSGRPSVITSLHRNSEPSKSPRNPLSIPFINPFCTVPKANDKQNEQIKSMMKFQENVLRNLSNNENKVGAYQPPVGAYVVPQAMLPWKQVGTNKGEALGMPSAGKGPNLAFIPLAFPPPTYPLGAVPVKVVPVDRQGQEITDESKKGSDDDTRTTQSRDNENKDTRGCLESDQDDSSLKQESPPLDIFLDEEKVEAKIHRTNDPDNLLEDMLPRSGFCEGGDMFTLFLKHPIQEGFCRTSMVARFGSGTPVSLQMINPFTLRGAAVPRSHHAGRVTVVLENATGQAIGTASFVYKDNLIVSFQTLLSSSYGIQMVRALLNIDDDSNDEILELLVYMSAKMNLKQLVEMILNSKRGEALCMRMSVKSRQPEDVARVVGHLHMVKSLKALKSRFKLNNAPSEQTQPKDSDTLENTPEIKSQKGHKEACSEDGKVPSQKGSLQETDNLMMLSAIASHMVTVQTASPPHASHSYQTTNTSKEPKSASKRTTGCPNIHGHNASINGGNFKPHSDGFLKKVFVLPWQSRYLPSQSDLCKLRATRQTYGKVMFSADMNEPDVMSRIRNSFAHIRELDFRLAVVDQTGKLVFYDGKWTGRIIRKKLRGNSVLYVVPCQKDWKEEEVDGTGSADSSCL, from the exons atggcaCAAAATTGTTTAAAGACAACTACTTTGAAAAACAAGCATCCAAAGACATTGAGATTTCACAGCAAGCAAAAGCTGAGTGAACTCACAAAGAAGCGTGAGATGATTTCAGGGTTTAAGAAGGCGGTTATAATATGTGACTCTGCGGATTTGAGTTCTAGTGACACCACCACATACAGACCCAACAACATTGTAGTAGAACTACTCAAGAAAGATCCACTCAGATATGGAAAGGTTACTTTTTACAAGTTTACATCAGAGAAGGAAGTCAGAGAGGAGCTGTGCAAGCAGTTCTCAATTCTTAGAAATAAAAG GTTCTGGTTCGCTTCTGCTGATCAATATGGCAAGCTGAATTTCCATACATGGGATGAATGGACCGGCAGAAACATCAGGCGATGGTTGCCTGGGAGCTCAGCCATGTACCTTATCCTCGAG GGTGATGGAAGAAAAGTGCCAACGTTATCAAACATCCTAAAAGGGGAATCGCTTACTTATCCAATAAAAGGGCAACCGTGCAGCTTGGCATTCTCAGGGTACTCTTCAAGTAGCACTGATGGCAAGTCAAAGAATTCGACCATTGATTTGGTGTCGtcttcatcttcatcgtcGACGCTAGGAAAAGCTACAAGCGACAGTGCAGTTAATATCGATAAAAACGCAAGCGACAAGGCTCCGAGTGAGTCGGACTCTGCTAGTAGTCTGCTTGTACTGTGCGACGACGATGACCGAGGTTCGACGTCCACGTCTTCTTCAAGTATCAGGAACTCATCACGGAAGAGTCCTAGTTCAGTGAGTGCGAAAGGTTTGGGAAGCGCTTTTCCTACTAGTTACGCAGAGGATGTTAAGAATAGTGAGGTTGGAGCGCCAGTCAAAAGAAAGGAGAAGAAGCGAAAGCACTCGGTAAGTGAGGAGAAGAAGAGTTCTTCCAAGCATCGCAGTATGACCTGTAGTCCGGATGAGCAAAGTCCAACCTCTAAGCGCTCAAAACTGGATTCAGAGGAAAAGGCCCTTCGATTGTGTCGACATCTTTCCTCGGCATCTTGCTCTTCCGGAAGACCATCTGTAATTACGTCACTGCATCGTAACTCCGAGCCGTCTAAGTCTCCGAGGAACCCACTTTCGATACCTTTCATCAACCCATTCTGCACAGTACCAAAAGCAAACGATAAGCAAAACGAACAAATCAAATCAATGATGAAATTCCAAGAAAACGTTTTGCGTAACCTTTCAAACAACGAAAACAAGGTAGGGGCCTACCAGCCCCCTGTCGGCGCGTATGTAGTCCCTCAGGCTATGTTGCCGTGGAAGCAAGTAGGGACTAATAAGGGAGAGGCTCTAGGCATGCCCTCTGCCGGTAAGGGCCCAAACTTGGCGTTTATTCCCTTGGCATTTCCTCCCCCCACATACCCTCTCGGTGCTGTGCCAGTTAAGGTAGTCCCGGTAGACAGGCAAGGCCAAGAGATCACAGACGAGTCCAAGAAAGGATCAGATGACGACACTCGAACAACACAGA GTAGAGACAACGAAAACAAAGACACGAGGGGGTGTCTAGAGTCTGATCAAGATGATTCTTCTTTAAAG CAGGAATCCCCGCCACTCGACATATTTCTTGACGAGGAAAAAGTGGAAGCAAAAATACATAGGACAA ATGATCCCGATAATTTGTTGGAGGATATGTTACCCCGTTCTGGGTTCTGTGAG GGAGGAGACATGTTCACCCTGTTCCTAAAGCACCCAATCCAAGAGGGGTTCTGTAGGACTAGCATGGTGGCGAGATTCGGCAGTGGTACGCCGGTCAGTCTTCAGATGATCAACCCGTTTACACTTCGCGGGGCAGCCGTGCCAA GATCGCATCACGCTGGTCGTGTCACGGTTGTGCTTGAGAATGCCACAGGTCAAGCAATTGGCACTGCAAGTTTTGTATACAAGGACAACCTGATAGTTTCATTCCAAACGTTGCTCTCGTCCAGCTATGGTATCCAGATGGTACGCGCTCTCCTCAACATCGACG ACGATTCTAACGACGAGATCTTGGAGCTGCTGGTGTACATGTCGGCCAAGATGAACTTGAAGCAGCTTGTAGAGATGATCCTCAACTCAAAACGAGGGGAGGCTTTGTGCATGAGGATGAGCGTGAAGTCCCGCCAACCCGAGGACGTCGCGCGGGTCGTGGGACATCTCCACATGGTCAAGTCTTTAAAAGCTCTGAAAAGCAG GTTCAAGTTGAATAATGCACCCTCAGAGCAAACACAGCCGAAAGACTCAGATACGCTAGAAAACACGCCAGAGATCAAATCTCAAAAGG GACATAAAGAGGCTTGTTCAGAAGACGGTAAAGTACCAAGTCAGAAAG GTTCATTGCAAGAGACCGACAACCTCATGATGCTTTCTGCCATAGCAAGTCATATGGTGACAGTACAAACCGCAAGCCCTCCCCATGCCAGTCACAGCTACCAAACCACCAACACCTCAAAGGAACCCAAAAGCGCCTCCAAACGAACGACCGGTTGTCCCAATATCCATGGACACAACGCAAGCATAAATGGTGGTAACTTCAAACCTCATTCAGACGGCTTCCTTAAGAAAGTCTTCGTGTTGCCCTGGCAGTCTCGTTATCTTCCTTCTCAGTCGGACTTGTGCAAGCTACGTGCCACTAGGCAGACGTATGGGAAGGTGATGTTCAGTGCCGACATGAACGAACCGGATGTGATGTCACGGATACGAAACTCATTTGCACATATCCGGGAGTTAGA CTTCAGGCTTGCTGTTGTAG
- the LOC116613058 gene encoding uncharacterized protein LOC116613058 isoform X2: protein MAQNCLKTTTLKNKHPKTLRFHSKQKLSELTKKREMISGFKKAVIICDSADLSSSDTTTYRPNNIVVELLKKDPLRYGKVTFYKFTSEKEVREELCKQFSILRNKRFWFASADQYGKLNFHTWDEWTGRNIRRWLPGSSAMYLILEGDGRKVPTLSNILKGESLTYPIKGQPCSLAFSGYSSSSTDGKSKNSTIDLVSSSSSSSTLGKATSDSAVNIDKNASDKAPSESDSASSLLVLCDDDDRGSTSTSSSSIRNSSRKSPSSVSAKGLGSAFPTSYAEDVKNSEVGAPVKRKEKKRKHSVSEEKKSSSKHRSMTCSPDEQSPTSKRSKLDSEEKALRLCRHLSSASCSSGRPSVITSLHRNSEPSKSPRNPLSIPFINPFCTVPKANDKQNEQIKSMMKFQENVLRNLSNNENKVGAYQPPVGAYVVPQAMLPWKQVGTNKGEALGMPSAGKGPNLAFIPLAFPPPTYPLGAVPVKVVPVDRQGQEITDESKKGSDDDTRTTQSRDNENKDTRGCLESDQDDSSLKESPPLDIFLDEEKVEAKIHRTNDPDNLLEDMLPRSGFCEGGDMFTLFLKHPIQEGFCRTSMVARFGSGTPVSLQMINPFTLRGAAVPRSHHAGRVTVVLENATGQAIGTASFVYKDNLIVSFQTLLSSSYGIQMVRALLNIDDDSNDEILELLVYMSAKMNLKQLVEMILNSKRGEALCMRMSVKSRQPEDVARVVGHLHMVKSLKALKSRFKLNNAPSEQTQPKDSDTLENTPEIKSQKGHKEACSEDGKVPSQKGSLQETDNLMMLSAIASHMVTVQTASPPHASHSYQTTNTSKEPKSASKRTTGCPNIHGHNASINGGNFKPHSDGFLKKVFVLPWQSRYLPSQSDLCKLRATRQTYGKVMFSADMNEPDVMSRIRNSFAHIRELDFRLAVVDQTGKLVFYDGKWTGRIIRKKLRGNSVLYVVPCQKDWKEEEVDGTGSADSSCL from the exons atggcaCAAAATTGTTTAAAGACAACTACTTTGAAAAACAAGCATCCAAAGACATTGAGATTTCACAGCAAGCAAAAGCTGAGTGAACTCACAAAGAAGCGTGAGATGATTTCAGGGTTTAAGAAGGCGGTTATAATATGTGACTCTGCGGATTTGAGTTCTAGTGACACCACCACATACAGACCCAACAACATTGTAGTAGAACTACTCAAGAAAGATCCACTCAGATATGGAAAGGTTACTTTTTACAAGTTTACATCAGAGAAGGAAGTCAGAGAGGAGCTGTGCAAGCAGTTCTCAATTCTTAGAAATAAAAG GTTCTGGTTCGCTTCTGCTGATCAATATGGCAAGCTGAATTTCCATACATGGGATGAATGGACCGGCAGAAACATCAGGCGATGGTTGCCTGGGAGCTCAGCCATGTACCTTATCCTCGAG GGTGATGGAAGAAAAGTGCCAACGTTATCAAACATCCTAAAAGGGGAATCGCTTACTTATCCAATAAAAGGGCAACCGTGCAGCTTGGCATTCTCAGGGTACTCTTCAAGTAGCACTGATGGCAAGTCAAAGAATTCGACCATTGATTTGGTGTCGtcttcatcttcatcgtcGACGCTAGGAAAAGCTACAAGCGACAGTGCAGTTAATATCGATAAAAACGCAAGCGACAAGGCTCCGAGTGAGTCGGACTCTGCTAGTAGTCTGCTTGTACTGTGCGACGACGATGACCGAGGTTCGACGTCCACGTCTTCTTCAAGTATCAGGAACTCATCACGGAAGAGTCCTAGTTCAGTGAGTGCGAAAGGTTTGGGAAGCGCTTTTCCTACTAGTTACGCAGAGGATGTTAAGAATAGTGAGGTTGGAGCGCCAGTCAAAAGAAAGGAGAAGAAGCGAAAGCACTCGGTAAGTGAGGAGAAGAAGAGTTCTTCCAAGCATCGCAGTATGACCTGTAGTCCGGATGAGCAAAGTCCAACCTCTAAGCGCTCAAAACTGGATTCAGAGGAAAAGGCCCTTCGATTGTGTCGACATCTTTCCTCGGCATCTTGCTCTTCCGGAAGACCATCTGTAATTACGTCACTGCATCGTAACTCCGAGCCGTCTAAGTCTCCGAGGAACCCACTTTCGATACCTTTCATCAACCCATTCTGCACAGTACCAAAAGCAAACGATAAGCAAAACGAACAAATCAAATCAATGATGAAATTCCAAGAAAACGTTTTGCGTAACCTTTCAAACAACGAAAACAAGGTAGGGGCCTACCAGCCCCCTGTCGGCGCGTATGTAGTCCCTCAGGCTATGTTGCCGTGGAAGCAAGTAGGGACTAATAAGGGAGAGGCTCTAGGCATGCCCTCTGCCGGTAAGGGCCCAAACTTGGCGTTTATTCCCTTGGCATTTCCTCCCCCCACATACCCTCTCGGTGCTGTGCCAGTTAAGGTAGTCCCGGTAGACAGGCAAGGCCAAGAGATCACAGACGAGTCCAAGAAAGGATCAGATGACGACACTCGAACAACACAGA GTAGAGACAACGAAAACAAAGACACGAGGGGGTGTCTAGAGTCTGATCAAGATGATTCTTCTTTAAAG GAATCCCCGCCACTCGACATATTTCTTGACGAGGAAAAAGTGGAAGCAAAAATACATAGGACAA ATGATCCCGATAATTTGTTGGAGGATATGTTACCCCGTTCTGGGTTCTGTGAG GGAGGAGACATGTTCACCCTGTTCCTAAAGCACCCAATCCAAGAGGGGTTCTGTAGGACTAGCATGGTGGCGAGATTCGGCAGTGGTACGCCGGTCAGTCTTCAGATGATCAACCCGTTTACACTTCGCGGGGCAGCCGTGCCAA GATCGCATCACGCTGGTCGTGTCACGGTTGTGCTTGAGAATGCCACAGGTCAAGCAATTGGCACTGCAAGTTTTGTATACAAGGACAACCTGATAGTTTCATTCCAAACGTTGCTCTCGTCCAGCTATGGTATCCAGATGGTACGCGCTCTCCTCAACATCGACG ACGATTCTAACGACGAGATCTTGGAGCTGCTGGTGTACATGTCGGCCAAGATGAACTTGAAGCAGCTTGTAGAGATGATCCTCAACTCAAAACGAGGGGAGGCTTTGTGCATGAGGATGAGCGTGAAGTCCCGCCAACCCGAGGACGTCGCGCGGGTCGTGGGACATCTCCACATGGTCAAGTCTTTAAAAGCTCTGAAAAGCAG GTTCAAGTTGAATAATGCACCCTCAGAGCAAACACAGCCGAAAGACTCAGATACGCTAGAAAACACGCCAGAGATCAAATCTCAAAAGG GACATAAAGAGGCTTGTTCAGAAGACGGTAAAGTACCAAGTCAGAAAG GTTCATTGCAAGAGACCGACAACCTCATGATGCTTTCTGCCATAGCAAGTCATATGGTGACAGTACAAACCGCAAGCCCTCCCCATGCCAGTCACAGCTACCAAACCACCAACACCTCAAAGGAACCCAAAAGCGCCTCCAAACGAACGACCGGTTGTCCCAATATCCATGGACACAACGCAAGCATAAATGGTGGTAACTTCAAACCTCATTCAGACGGCTTCCTTAAGAAAGTCTTCGTGTTGCCCTGGCAGTCTCGTTATCTTCCTTCTCAGTCGGACTTGTGCAAGCTACGTGCCACTAGGCAGACGTATGGGAAGGTGATGTTCAGTGCCGACATGAACGAACCGGATGTGATGTCACGGATACGAAACTCATTTGCACATATCCGGGAGTTAGA CTTCAGGCTTGCTGTTGTAG
- the LOC5505236 gene encoding uncharacterized protein LOC5505236: MECVSNPRILPPKPSAFFTNGNRTQGPNHSPKSQWSQNPVTVEPFKFPPTTHILWDRRPQGDHELLHLYSRRNMRVMVNEQTLRLAVRHLNQSASPFNSFLIGSLSVDSREEGLALHIDRFDPGREIAERDGSAKGAKYKVPTTIVPGDQVIPIRFIKGLIGAENSVTHSKEEFDRALMVLHSRITGEDALTLTNFISFKACCHAHSGDDEVILNLHFGAVTMETGILAIPVTPVPIIPTALARNLAGPLRLSEVHGVPKCGFLTMDNTRKLLLLLESDPKAFSLPLIGVWVSGSFTVHHPFVWACCIKFLNCKSIKERVVAAPNTFLLVHYSPANAAPIFWECAPQEQSSTGPFELYSCYENLHFEVPFSDKFSEPLRFDLLPCGDNTNRNLFDQAVISWNNKRQSSNCETQQPVTHETSNSYLQDGSLIPRPSPSPHPQARQNPLFVPEVPEVSLSLSFEDTNTRKLQENANVKELEIPVVCFPELKKQTRQSRNSFPNKENVFSEPRNFGKQVISNARNSPNREPLKQITRDNQSQNTPVLPSKRGKNINPHSRGTGRPARGRGRVSDRSSSTPVIHRPKTQGNLQSTQSNGTEQGEAPVNCCQDYQFEDNYAAAPYKPCASSPTQSKASDDPSLPKKGTPDDLSLPNKRASDDLSLPNKRASDDLSLPNKRASDDHPSLQNNADPARCDSQIQRGEKLQDFHSQPIPVTKGSRNTETKVSPSRFQDSGVGDLTIDWTRNDGSPGSLAVMSGVLPGSDAVMSGGLPGSDAVIDGLPGSGAVMSGGLPGSDAVMSGGLPGSDAVIGGLPGSDAVIGGLPGSGAVTSIHSEASLQYLDPYTMLKQQEQLKEQIKELQEQIKLLQFQQQNLSTASVPTETPPLPASCPSTVPAVTRVTMCTNTGASLMLSSPIRVNGKKSAATSPIKEPESGTDHMKLNSNNTSTASPTYPDQSGESLVLNAEDARQAMISEDPNTTLASSVHAVDFHSYIGSPEATERRMDKNSFLSPVLGESASLIMDDDRTGDESGGPKLQQQAIQDSHFEDLLQKNEKLFYDNLLANAREFLCKQVEGENESSHKSQTDKSSSREQVVSSVLESKKQEKFEEQEPREQTRVHEPTTEEVIQATMKELEKIRCGNSSKEHRTQTNGRDETFSRSASMNAIPNHPCINYVSLALDETMDEVSDADAIALKYLTSEQLQDLHQASHKQGKTVAGHHGYGSQHNLFRSSPVDFTITNLSMATQHYLEKYNLVARKLSEERREQSHAIDSGSKPAHRKCSVDSTSKTSQLLQCLTPPPSPDPQQFKSAPPKVLDIDRLRKLPKLF, from the exons ATGGAGTGTGTTAGCAACCCAAGAATCCTTCCTCCAAAGCCATCGGCATTCTTTACTAATGGGAATAGGACACAGGGGCCAAATCACTCTCCGAAATCACAATGGAG CCAAAATCCTGTAACAGTCGAGCCCTTCAAGTTTCCTCCCACTACCCACATTCTATG GGACAGGAgaccacagggtgaccatgagCTCTTGCATCTTTATTCTAGGAG AAACATGAGGGTGATGGTCAATGAGCAGACTCTGCGGCTTGCCGTGCGACACCTAAATCAATCAGCATCCCCCTTCAATTCCTTCCTGATAGGCTCATTATCTGTAGACTCAC GAGAAGAAGGCCTGGCTCTACATATTGACAGGTTTGATCCTGGAAGAGAAATAGCAGAGCGGGATG GGAGTGCAAAAGGagcaaaatacaaagtacCAACAACTATTGTACCTGGTGATCAAGTAATTCCAATTAGG TTTATTAAAGGACTGATTGGAGCTGAAAACTCTGTCACACATTCAAAAGAGGAATTTGATCGGGCTTTGATGGTCCTACATAGCAGGATTACTGGAGAAGATGCTCTGACTCTAACAAACTTCATCAGCTTTAAGGCCTGTTGTCATGCTCACAGTGGCGATGATGAAGTCATACTCAACTTGCACT TTGGAGCAGTTACCATGGAAACTGGTATCCTAGCCATTCCTGTTACCCCAGTCCCCATTATACCAACAGCTTTAGCCAGGAACCTGGCAGGACCACTGCGCTTGAGTGAAGTCCATGGAGTCCCTAAGTGTGG GTTTCTTACCATGGATAATACCAGGAAGCTATTGCTCCTCTTGGAGTCAGATCCCAAGGCTTTTTCCCTCCCTCTTATAGGAGT CTGGGTAAGTGGCTCTTTCACAGTTCATCATCCATTTGTGTGGGCATGCTGTATCAAGTTCCTGAATTGCAAATCCATCAAAGAAAG GGTGGTTGCCGCTCCTAACACATTCCTTCTTGTGCATTACTCGCCTGCTAATGCAGCTCCCATCTTCTGGGAATGTGCCCCACAG GAACAGTCTAGCACTGGTCCCTTTGAACTCTACAGCTGTTATGAAAATCTACATTTTGAAGTG CCTTTCAGTGACAAGTTTTCAGAACCCTTGCGTTTTGACCTACTACCCTGTGGTGACAACACTAACAGAAACCTGTTTGATCAAGCCGTCATAAGCTGGAACAACAAGAGACAGAGCTCAAACTG TGAGACCCAGCAACCAGTTACCCATGAAACATCAAATTCATACCTACAAGATGGCAGCCTGATACCTCGTCCCTCACCTTCGCCACACCCACAGGCAAGACAG AATCCATTATTTGTGCCGGAAGTACCCGAAGTGTCATTATCTCTAAGCTTTGAAGATACAAATACAAGGAAGCTCCAAGAAAATGCAAATGTGAAAGAATTAGAGATTCCAGTTGTCTGTTTTCCTGAGTTGAAAAAACAAACCAGGCAATCCAGGAACTCCTTCCCtaacaaagaaaatgttttctcaGAACCTAGGAACTTTGGAAAGCAGGTTATTTCCAATGCTAGAAATTCCCCAAATAGGGAGCCCCTAAAGCAGATTACAAGAGACAATCAATCTCAGAACACCCCTGTGTTGCCAAGCAAGAGAGGGAAAAACATAAACCCGCACTCTAGGGGCACAGGTAGACCTGcaagagggagagggagagtcTCGGACAGGTCCAGCTCTACACCTGTTATTCATAGGCCAAAGACGCAAGGCAACCTCCAGTCCACACAGTCAAATGGGACAGAGCAGGGGGAGGCACCAGTTAATTGCTGTCAAGATTATCAATTTGAAGACAACTATGCTGCTGCTCCATATAAGCCATGCGCTAGCTCACCAACTCAATCAAAGGCATCAGATGACCCATCCCTTCCAAAAAAGGGGACACCAGATGACCTATCCCTACCAAATAAGAGGGCATCAGATGACCTATCCCTACCAAATAAGAGGGCATCAGATGACCTATCCCTACCAAATAAGAGGGCATCAGATGATCACCCATCCCTACAAAATAACGCCGACCCTGCCCGGTGTGACTCTCAGATCCAAAGAGGAGAAAAGCTCCAGGATTTCCATTCTCAGCCAATCCCAGTCACTAAGGGGAGCAGAAACACAGAAACTAAGGTATCACCAAGCAGGTTCCAGGATTCAGGAGTTGGAGATTTAACAATTGACTGGACAAGGAATGATGGCTCGCCAGGAAGTCTTGCTGTGATGAGTGGCGTTTTGCCAGGAAGCGATGCTGTGATGAGTGGTGGTTTGCCAGGAAGCGATGCTGTGATTGACGGTTTGCCAGGAAGCGGTGCTGTGATGAGTGGTGGTTTGCCAGGAAGCGATGCTGTGATGAGTGGTGGTTTGCCAGGAAGCGATGCTGTGATTGGTGGTTTGCCAGGAAGCGATGCTGTGATTGGCGGTTTGCCAGGAAGCGGTGCTGTGACAAGTATTCACAGTGAGGCGTCTCTTCAATACCTTGACCCATATACCATGCTCAAGCAACAGGAACAACTAAAAGAGCAAATAAAAGAGCTTCAAGAGCAG ATCAAACTTCTTCAATTCCAACAGCAGAACCTCTCAACTGCTAGCGTGCCAACTGAAACGCCACCCCTACCAGCCAGCTGCCCATCAACAGTCCCAGCAGTCACCAGGGTGACCATGTGCACAAATACTGGTGCCAGCCTGATGCTCAGCTCTCCCATCCGCGTAAATGGAAAAAAGTCAGCTGCTACATCACCTATTAAAGAACCTGAGAGTGGAACAGATCACATGAAGTTGAATTCAAATAACACATCCACTGCTTCTCCCACTTACCCAGATCAAAGCGGAGAATCACTAGTGCTTAATGCTGAGGATGCGAGGCAGGCTATGATCTCTGAAGACCCCAACACAACTTTGGCTTCATCTGTCCATGCAGTTGATTTCCATAGCTACATAGGAAGTCCCGAGGCCACTGAGAGGAGGATGGATAAGAATAGCTTCTTGAGCCCAGTCTTAG GTGAAAGTGCAAGTCTAATAATGGACGATGATAGGACTGGTGATGAGTCTGGGGGCCCAAAACTACAGCAACAAGCAATACAGGATTCGCATTTTGAAGACTTGCTGCAGAAGAATGAAAAACTCTTCTATGACAATCTTTTG GCAAATGCAAGGGAATTTCTTTGCAAGCAAGTAGAAGGTGAAAATGAATCATCACACAAGTCGCAGACTGATAAGTCATCCAGCAGAGAGCAAGTTGTGTCTTCTGTCCTTGAATCcaaaaagcaagaaaagtttGAGGAACAAGAACCTAGAGAGCAAACAAGGGTACATGAGCCCACTACAGAGGAGGTGATACAAGCCACGATGAAAGAGCTGGAAAAAATCAGATGTGGTAACAGCAGCAAAGAACATAG GACACAAACAAATGGTCGTGACGAAACATTTTCAAGATCTGCTTCAATGAATGCTATCCCAAATCATCCATGCATTAATTATGTCTCTCTTGCGCTGGATGAAACCATGGATGAAGTCAGCGATGCAGATGCCATTGCCTTGAAGTATCTTACAAGCGAACAACTACAGGATTTGCATCAAGCTTCACACAAACAGGGAAAGACAGTTGCTGGACATCATGGATATGGAAGCCAACATAACTTGTTCAGGTCGAGCCCTGTTGATTTCACCATAACCAATTTATCTATGGCAACACAACATTACCTGGAAAAGTACAACTTGGTGGCTAGAAAATTGAGTGAGGAAAGGAGAGAACAATCACATGCAATAGACAGTGGTTCAAAACCTGCTCACAGGAAATGCAGTGTTGATAGTACTAGTAAGACTTCACAGCTTTTGCAATGTCTTACCCCACCGCCTAGTCCTGATCCACAGCAGTTTAAAAGCGCACCACCAAAAGTGCTGGACATCGACAGACTTCGCAAGCTTCCTAAACTGTTTTAG